A genome region from Prionailurus viverrinus isolate Anna chromosome A3, UM_Priviv_1.0, whole genome shotgun sequence includes the following:
- the LOC125163096 gene encoding homeobox protein NANOG-like — protein MSSAETPHMETVSPLPSCMDLLVQGSPDSSTSPRVKVLPTSAEEITAKKDNPAQGKKQKIRTVFSQTQLYVLNDRFQRQKYLSLQQMQELSNILNLSYKQVKTWFQNQRMKCKRWQKNNWPKNNNTVSQGYLMNTSGNLPIWGNQTWNSQSWGNQTWNSQSWSNQTWNSQSWSNQTWNSQTWCPQAWNGQGWNSQLHDCGEESLQPQIQLQQNSVSDLQSILETTGESHSVI, from the coding sequence ATGTCATCCGCTGAGACCCCCCACATGGAGACcgtctctcctcttccttcctgcaTGGATCTACTTGTTCAGGGCAGCCCCGATTCTTCCACCAGCCCCAGAGTAAAAGTGCTGCCCACTTCTGCAGAGGAGATCACCGCGAAGAAGGACAATCCAGCTCAGGGCAAGAAACAGAAGATCAGAACCGTCTTCTCTCAGACCCAGCTATATGTACTCAATGATAGATTTCAGAGACAGAAATACCTCAGTCTCCAGCAGATGCAAGAACTTTCCAACATTCTGAACCTTAGCTATAAGCAGGTTAAGACCTGGTTCCAGAACCAGAGAATGAAATGTAAGAGGTGGCAAAAAAACAACTGGCCAAAGAATAACAACACTGTGTCTCAGGGATACCTGATGAACACTTCCGGAAACCTTCCAATATGGGGCAACCAGACCTGGAACAGCCAGTCGTGGGGCAACCAGACCTGGAACAGCCAGTCGTGGAGCAACCAGACCTGGAACAGTCAGTCGTGGAGCAACCAGACCTGGAACAGTCAGACCTGGTGCCCCCAAGCCTGGAATGGCCAGGGCTGGAACAGTCAGCTGCACGACTGTGGAGAGGAATCCCTGCAGCCCCAGATACAGTTACAGCAAAATTCTGTCAGCGATTTGCAGTCCATCTTAGAAACGACTGGGGAAAGCCACAGTGTAATATAG